One genomic region from Salvia hispanica cultivar TCC Black 2014 chromosome 2, UniMelb_Shisp_WGS_1.0, whole genome shotgun sequence encodes:
- the LOC125205671 gene encoding phosphatidylinositol 4-kinase gamma 4-like isoform X1, whose amino-acid sequence MSSAGLVSIVPVREDSMTFLPPLSPEHSQESILLFVAMPGSKVPMRVLESDSIESVMVRIQSCKGIIRRNQKLVCGGRELARSKSLVRDYGLSDGNVLHLVLRLKDLQVIKVRTCCGKEFEFQVERSRDVGYVKRQIAKRKSELIEDHEVLLNGKPIEDQRLINDLSKDNTDAVIHLFVRKSAKIRGSPVGKNFELSIVAPQPKDVRECDVEREHKPYDYVPRKAPERETVLEPVIINPKTELPLEISNMINATREGLDQGNYPIRSLEGTGGAYFMLDSSGTKYLSVFKPTDEEPLAENNPRGLPLSEDGEGLKKGTRVGEGAVRECAVFLLDHPKSGNRSFSGDVRGFAGVPPTVYVKCLHEGFNHPGGVSVKTGSLQMFMENNGSCEDMGPGAFPVEEVHKIAVLDMRMANADRHAGNILVSKSEDGRTVLIPIDHGYCLPYSFEDCTFDWLYWPQARQPFGTDTLEYIRAMDAEMDIALLKFHGWELPNDCARVLRISTMLLKKGSEKGLTPFVIGNLMCRETVRKISVIEEIVEEALDSVLPGSSEGAFLDCVSSIMDRRLEEYI is encoded by the exons ATGTCTTCTGCGGGATTGGTTTCGATTGTCCCGGTCCGTGAGGATAGTATGACATTTTTACCTCCTCTATCGCCTGAACATAGTCAAGAGTCGATTTTGCTGTTTGTGGCTATGCCGGGTTCCAAGGTCCCAATGCGGGTTTTGGAATCCGATTCAATTGAATCTGTGATGGTCCGAATCCAGAGCTGTAAAGGGATTATACGTAGGAACCAAAAGTTGGTCTGTGGTGGTAGGGAACTGGCTCGAAGCAAATCCCTCGTGCGGGACTACGGTTTGAGTGATGGGAATGTTCTGCATTTGGTCCTTCGCCTCAAGGACCTTCAGGTTATTAAAGTGAGAACATGTTGTGGGAAAGAGTTCGAGTTTCAGGTGGAAAGGAGCCGGGATGTTGGTTATGTCAAGCGTCAGATTGCAAAAAGAAAATCGGAGCTCATTGAGGATCATGAGGTGTTGCTGAATGGCAAGCCGATTGAGGATCAGAGGTTGATAAATGATCTCTCTAAGGATAATACAGATGCTGTGATACATTTGTTTGTTAGGAAATCTGCTAAAATTAGGGGCTCACCAGTTGGGAAGAACTTCGAGCTGTCAATTGTTGCACCACAGCCGAAAGATGTAAGAGAATGTGATGTAGAAAGGGAACATAAGCCTTATGATTATGTGCCAAGGAAGGCCCCTGAAAGAGAAACTGTATTGGAGCCTGTAATTATAAACCCAAAGACCGAATTGCCTCTGGAGATTAGCAATATGATTAATGCTACTAGGGAAGGACTGGACCAGGGTAATTATCCAATTAGGTCTTTGGAGGGCACAGGAGGTGCATATTTTATGCTTGATTCGTCAGGAACTAAATATCTGTCTGTTTTTAAGCCAACAGATGAGGAGCCTTTGGCTGAGAATAACCCTCGAGGGCTACCCTTATCGGAGGATGGAGAAGGTTTGAAGAAGGGAACAAGAGTTGGCGAGGGTGCAGTGAGGGAGTGCGCTGTCTTTTTACTGGATCATCCAAAGAGCGGTAACCGTTCTTTCTCTGGTGATGTTAGGGGCTTCGCTGGTGTTCCTCCTACTGTTTATGTGAAATGCCTACATGAAGGTTTTAATCATCCTGGTGGTGTTTCTGTCAAGACTGGTTCATTGCAAATGTTCATGGAGAACAATGGAAGTTGTGAAGACATGGGGCCAGGTGCCTTCCCCGTCGAGGAAGTTCACAAGATTGCTGTGTTGGATATGAGGATGGCGAATGCAGATAGACATGCAGGAAATATATTAGTAAGTAAAAGTGAAGATGGTCGAACTGTGCTCATCCCTATTGATCATGGATATTGCTTGCCATATAGT TTTGAAGATTGCACGTTCGACTGGCTTTACTGGCCTCAAGCTCGCCAGCCTTTTGGCACCGACACCCTCGAATATATAAGGGCAATGGATGCAGAGATGGACATTGCCTTACTCAAGTTCCATGGGTGGGAGCTACCAAATGATTGTGCTCGTGTATTACGCATCTCGACTATGCTTCTGAAGAAAGGCTCTGAGAAAGGGCTCACCCCATTCGTCATAGGCAACTTGATGTGCAGAGAAACAGTGAGGAAGATATCTGTCATCGAAGAGATAGTGGAAGAAGCTCTTGACTCTGTCCTCCCTGGCTCAAGTGAAGGTGCTTTCCTCGACTGTGTTTCGAGCATCATGGATCGTCGTCTTGAGGAGTACATATAA
- the LOC125205671 gene encoding phosphatidylinositol 4-kinase gamma 4-like isoform X2: MSSAGLVSIVPVREDSMTFLPPLSPEHSQESILLFVAMPGSKVPMRVLESDSIESVMVRIQSCKGIIRRNQKLVCGGRELARSKSLVRDYGLSDGNVLHLVLRLKDLQVIKVRTCCGKEFEFQVERSRDVGYVKRQIAKRKSELIEDHEVLLNGKPIEDQRLINDLSKDNTDAVIHLFVRKSAKIRGSPVGKNFELSIVAPQPKDVRECDVEREHKPYDYVPRKAPERETVLEPVIINPKTELPLEISNMINATREGLDQDEEPLAENNPRGLPLSEDGEGLKKGTRVGEGAVRECAVFLLDHPKSGNRSFSGDVRGFAGVPPTVYVKCLHEGFNHPGGVSVKTGSLQMFMENNGSCEDMGPGAFPVEEVHKIAVLDMRMANADRHAGNILVSKSEDGRTVLIPIDHGYCLPYSFEDCTFDWLYWPQARQPFGTDTLEYIRAMDAEMDIALLKFHGWELPNDCARVLRISTMLLKKGSEKGLTPFVIGNLMCRETVRKISVIEEIVEEALDSVLPGSSEGAFLDCVSSIMDRRLEEYI; encoded by the exons ATGTCTTCTGCGGGATTGGTTTCGATTGTCCCGGTCCGTGAGGATAGTATGACATTTTTACCTCCTCTATCGCCTGAACATAGTCAAGAGTCGATTTTGCTGTTTGTGGCTATGCCGGGTTCCAAGGTCCCAATGCGGGTTTTGGAATCCGATTCAATTGAATCTGTGATGGTCCGAATCCAGAGCTGTAAAGGGATTATACGTAGGAACCAAAAGTTGGTCTGTGGTGGTAGGGAACTGGCTCGAAGCAAATCCCTCGTGCGGGACTACGGTTTGAGTGATGGGAATGTTCTGCATTTGGTCCTTCGCCTCAAGGACCTTCAGGTTATTAAAGTGAGAACATGTTGTGGGAAAGAGTTCGAGTTTCAGGTGGAAAGGAGCCGGGATGTTGGTTATGTCAAGCGTCAGATTGCAAAAAGAAAATCGGAGCTCATTGAGGATCATGAGGTGTTGCTGAATGGCAAGCCGATTGAGGATCAGAGGTTGATAAATGATCTCTCTAAGGATAATACAGATGCTGTGATACATTTGTTTGTTAGGAAATCTGCTAAAATTAGGGGCTCACCAGTTGGGAAGAACTTCGAGCTGTCAATTGTTGCACCACAGCCGAAAGATGTAAGAGAATGTGATGTAGAAAGGGAACATAAGCCTTATGATTATGTGCCAAGGAAGGCCCCTGAAAGAGAAACTGTATTGGAGCCTGTAATTATAAACCCAAAGACCGAATTGCCTCTGGAGATTAGCAATATGATTAATGCTACTAGGGAAGGACTGGACCAGG ATGAGGAGCCTTTGGCTGAGAATAACCCTCGAGGGCTACCCTTATCGGAGGATGGAGAAGGTTTGAAGAAGGGAACAAGAGTTGGCGAGGGTGCAGTGAGGGAGTGCGCTGTCTTTTTACTGGATCATCCAAAGAGCGGTAACCGTTCTTTCTCTGGTGATGTTAGGGGCTTCGCTGGTGTTCCTCCTACTGTTTATGTGAAATGCCTACATGAAGGTTTTAATCATCCTGGTGGTGTTTCTGTCAAGACTGGTTCATTGCAAATGTTCATGGAGAACAATGGAAGTTGTGAAGACATGGGGCCAGGTGCCTTCCCCGTCGAGGAAGTTCACAAGATTGCTGTGTTGGATATGAGGATGGCGAATGCAGATAGACATGCAGGAAATATATTAGTAAGTAAAAGTGAAGATGGTCGAACTGTGCTCATCCCTATTGATCATGGATATTGCTTGCCATATAGT TTTGAAGATTGCACGTTCGACTGGCTTTACTGGCCTCAAGCTCGCCAGCCTTTTGGCACCGACACCCTCGAATATATAAGGGCAATGGATGCAGAGATGGACATTGCCTTACTCAAGTTCCATGGGTGGGAGCTACCAAATGATTGTGCTCGTGTATTACGCATCTCGACTATGCTTCTGAAGAAAGGCTCTGAGAAAGGGCTCACCCCATTCGTCATAGGCAACTTGATGTGCAGAGAAACAGTGAGGAAGATATCTGTCATCGAAGAGATAGTGGAAGAAGCTCTTGACTCTGTCCTCCCTGGCTCAAGTGAAGGTGCTTTCCTCGACTGTGTTTCGAGCATCATGGATCGTCGTCTTGAGGAGTACATATAA